In Camelus bactrianus isolate YW-2024 breed Bactrian camel chromosome 10, ASM4877302v1, whole genome shotgun sequence, a genomic segment contains:
- the LOC105076732 gene encoding olfactory receptor 1165-like — protein MVLNEGNQSSVTTFILLGFSEYPPLQVPLFLAFLTIYTVTLLGNLGIIVVIRINPNLHTPMYFFLSHLSILDICYSSVFTPKLLEILVVDDRAISFKACMAQFFFVCAFVITEMFMLAVMAYDRLVAVCNPLLYTVTMSHKLCALLVAASYTWGGMCSLTITYSLLGLSFCGSNTINHFGCEYSAILSLACSDPYFSQMMCFIISTFNEACSLLIILSSYVFIVVTIIKMPSTGGCRKAFSTCASHLTAITIFHGTILLLYCVPNSTSSWLLVRVATVFFTVLIPMLNPLIYSLRNKDVKDTVRSFRNIKLLSHSIEFK, from the coding sequence ATGGTGCTGAATGAGGGAAATCAGAGCTCTGTGACCACCTTCATCCTCTTGGGCTTCTCAGAATACCCACCCCTCCAGGTGCCCCTCTTCCTAGCATTCTTGACCATCTACACGGTCACTCTGCTGGGGAACCTGGGCATAATTGTGGTCATAAGGATCAATCCCAACCTCCACACAcccatgtactttttcctcaGCCATTTGTCCATTTTGGATATTTGTTATTCCAGTGTATTCACACCCAAACTCCTAGAGATCTTGGTTGTGGACGACAGAGCTATCTCTTTCAAAGCATGCATGGcacagtttttctttgtttgtgcATTTGTGATTACAGAAATGTTCATGTTAGCGGTGATGGCCTATGACCGACTTGTGGCTGTTTGTAACCCCCTGCTCTACACAGTCACTATGTCTCATAAGCTCTGTGCCCTCCTGGTAGCTGCATCCTACACGTGGGGTGGGATGTGTTCCTTGACAATCACATATTCTCTTCTGGGACTGTCCTTCTGTGGTTCCAACACCATAAATCACTTTGGTTGTGAGTATTCTGCCATCCTCTCTCTAGCCTGTTCTGACCCCTACTTCAGTCAGATGATGTGTTTCATCATTTCTACATTCAATGAGGCATGTAGTCTCCTGATTATCCTCTCCTCCTATGTTTTCATAGTTGTCACAATCATCAAGATGCCTTCCACTGGTGGATGCCGAAAAGCCTTCTCCACCTGTGCCTCCCACCTGACTGCCATCACCATTTTCCACGGGACCATCCTTCTTCTCTACTGTGTGCCCAACTCCACAAGCTCATGGCTCCTGGTCAGAGTGGCCACTGTGTTTTTTACTGTCTTGATCCCCATGCTGAACCCACTTATCTATAGTCTTAGGAACAAAGATGTGAAAGACACAGTCAGGAGCTTCAGAAATATCAAACTGCTCTCTCACTCAAtagaattcaaataa
- the LOC105076734 gene encoding LOW QUALITY PROTEIN: olfactory receptor 4P4-like (The sequence of the model RefSeq protein was modified relative to this genomic sequence to represent the inferred CDS: deleted 2 bases in 1 codon), with translation MENRNNVTEFILLGLSEKKEIEALCFLLFLLCYIAILMGNLLVMMSITCSQLIKQPMYFFLSYLSLSDLCYTSTVTPKLIIDLLAVKKIISYNGCMTQLFTMHFFGGIEVFILTGMAYDRYVAICKPLHYTVIMSRQRCGAMMAASCAGGFLHSFGQFVLAIFLPYCGPNEIDHYFCDVYPLLKLACTDTSRIGLLVIANSGLMGLVTFVVLLISYAVILYTIRSYPADEGRKALSTCSSHITVVVLFFAPLLFVYIRPATTLPEDKVFALFYTIIAPMLNPLIYTLRNTEMKNAMKKLWCYHGKEGSKLKNIPDFHKELVKYMISLL, from the exons ATGGAAAACAGGAATAACGTTACGGAATTTATTCTCTTAGGACtttctgagaaaaaagaaattgaagctcTCTGCTTTTTGCTATTCCTACTTTGTTACATTGCAATTTTGATGGGAAACCTGCTTGTCATGATGTCTATCACCTGCAGTCAACTTATCAAGCAGCCTATGTATTTCTTCCTGAGTTACCTCTCGCTCTCTGACCTCTGCTACACCTCCACGGTGACCCCCAAGTTGATCATTGACTTGCTGGCAGTAAAGAAGATTATTTCCTACAATGGCTGCATGACACAGCTCTTCACCATGCACTTCTTTGGGGGGATCGAGGTCTTCATCCTCACAGGGATGGCCTAcgaccgctacgtggccatctgcaagccactGCACTACACGGTCATCATGAGCAGGCAGAGGTGCGGTGCCATGATGGCTGCTTCCTGTGCTGGGGGCTTCCTGCACTCCTTTGGTCAGTTTGTCCTGGCCATCTTTCTGCCCTACTGTGGCCCCAATGAAATAGATCATTACTTCTGCGATGTGTATCCTTTGCTGAAACTGGCCTGCACGGACACAAGCAGAATCGGTCTCCTGGTCATCGCCAATTCGGGCCTGATGGGCCTGGTGACGTTCGTGGTGCTGTTGATATCCTACGCTGTGATCTTATATACCATCAGGTCCTACCCCGCGGATGAGGGCCGCAAAGCTCTCTCCACCTGCAGTTCCCACATCACTGTGGTGGTCCTTTTTTTCGCTCCTTTACTCTTTGTTTATATCCGACCAGCAACTACTTTACCAGAAGACAAAGTGTTCGCTCTGTTCTACACCATCATTGCCCCCATGCTCAACCCTCTGATCTACACACTAAGAAACACGGAGATGAAGAATGCCATGAAGAAGCTATGGTGC TATcatgggaaggaaggaagtaaactGAAAAACATCCCTGATTTTCATAAGGAGCTTGTTAAATACATGATTTCTCTACTCTGA
- the LOC105076733 gene encoding olfactory receptor 5D13-like translates to MSLNQLSYFVHRNQENQSAEVTFILSGFSEYPELQLPLLLVFLTVYTVTVLGNLGVVLTIKLSPRLHTPMYFFLSHLSFADFCYSTVVTPKLLENLVVEDRTVSFTGCILQFFFACMFVVTETYTLAAMAYDRFVAVCSPLLYAAVMSQKRCSLLVAASYSWSVACSLTCTYFLLTLSFCGSNIINNFVCEYSAIVAVSCSDPYISQKVLLVSATFNEVSSLMIILTSYVFIFITVMKMPSTGGRHKAFSTCASHLTAVTIFHGTILFLYCVPNSKSSWLMVKVASVFYTVVIPMLNPLIYSLRNKDVKESVKKLINIKLFCEKV, encoded by the coding sequence ATGTCACTGAACCAACTTTCATATTTTGTCCACAGGAACCAAGAGAATCAGAGTGCTGAGGTCACTTTCATTCTCTCGGGCTTCTCAGAGTACCCGGAACTCCAGCTGCCCCTCCTCCTGGTGTTCCTGACCGTCTACACGGTCACGGTGCTGGGCAACCTGGGCGTGGTCCTGACTATCAAGCTCAGTCCCAGactccacacccccatgtacttcttcctcagcCACTTGTCCTTTGCTGACTTCTGTTACTCTACAGTGGTTACACCCAAACTGCTGGAAAACTTGGTTGTAGAAGACAGAACTGTCTCCTTCACAGGATGCATCCTGCAGTTCTTCTTTGCCTGCATGTTTGTTGTGACAGAGACTTACACGTTGGCAGCGATGGCCTATGACCGATTTGTGGCCGTTTGTAGCCCTCTTCTCTACGCAGCTGTGATGTCTCAGAAGCGCTGTTCCTTGTTGGTGGCTGCGTCATACTCTTGGAGTGTGGCTTGTTCCCTAACGTGCACATACTTTTTGTTGACCTTATCCTTTTGTGGGTCTAACATCATAAATAACTTTGTGTGTGAATACTCCGCCATTGTTGCTGTTTCCTGCTCTGACCCCTACATTAGCCAGAAGGTCCTTTTAGTCTCTGCCACATTCAATGAAGTAAGCAGCCTGATGATCATTCTCACttcctatgttttcatttttatcactgtCATGAAGATGCCTTCCACTGGGGGGCGCCACAAAGCCTTCTCCACCTGTGCCTCCCACCTGACCGCCGTCACCATCTTCCACGGGACCATCCTCTTTCTCTACTGTGTCCCTAACTCCAAAAGTTCATGGCTCATGGTCAAGGTGGCCTCTGTCTTTTACACCGTGGTCATCCCCATGCTGAACCCTCTGATCTACAGCCTCAGGAACAAAGATGTGAAGGAGTCAGTGAAGAAATTAATCAATATTAAATTGTTCTGTGAAAAAGTGTAA